In Phyllopteryx taeniolatus isolate TA_2022b chromosome 1, UOR_Ptae_1.2, whole genome shotgun sequence, the following proteins share a genomic window:
- the arhgef19 gene encoding rho guanine nucleotide exchange factor 19 isoform X1, producing MLPGYGLSPFPDFQPHHHTLHCRGDCPSMWLASPGESAALITGPQDDEPLPRLCHHKHVAVCQQETLAFIDCQSLANSKLNGHSSPSDQQCGTYAPLLDTLKHSQSELTDCAKSCHGAAKEDEPLTSNSCRTSNADIESQSGRRTSSLEQTDGGAPGFTSVYRPDCVPSLPLSFPLSSLYTNIDSWDSQILCSPSPSGGPEFQSLDYQPQRRTSQGSLKEKSIRRKIQVYSSDSLSDDSLSSPVLDADFLSPETCASLLEEDLSAQSSQETNTSPSSTDATPDLQNLSPDDIPYLPTERLQIFEDSLPGVREDSLYTSTMATGGSIVPRSHQEDQERRRFSASELISRLQLSQRKNSFTLKLGKSLSARVASRERQGSSSLSPDNKSNPKQRSSGGSSDSAPHSPVGPAPPLHSSDNGVPTHWWSTKLGMRKRSIEEDLFTLPTVARSNRLSRFLPSSILYQEYSDVAINREIRRQRGKGTEEEGPRDEGSDGTPSPSSLSPSSSFCSSRGSAFALWQDIPDVRSSGQLDNFSNEQRKLQEAKFELVTSEASYIRSLTIAVDHFMLSQELSECLAAQDKQWLFSKLPEVKDVSERFLQDLEHRLEEDILRFDVCDIILNHCPALRRVYLPYVTNQAYQEQTYQRLLQDKARFPAALTRLEEDSVCQRLPLSSFLILPFQRITRLKMLVENILKRTTPGSRDEDTATKAFNELKKIIKECNSSVQSMKRMEELIHLNKKIHFEGKIFPLISQSRWLVKHGELLEVDTQTMSISGSKFKLPTKPVYLHLFNDCLLLSRRKDTWKFLVFVHAKIGELKVKDLSQKLQGISGFIFHLQLCDGQQLKHQILLKSHTESGKQRWIAAMFPSNPREDIEQASENDDISQVQCIRSYQAQEHDELTLEKADILHAKTITSDGWVEGIRLSDGERGWFPKSYVEEITSRSARLRNLRENIRIKCVTQKLGED from the exons ATGCTTCCTGGGTATGGACTCTCTCCTTTTCCTGATTTCCAGCCGCACCATCACACTTTGCACTGCAGAGGAGACTGTCCCAGTATGTGGCTCGCCAGCCCGGGTGAGTCGGCGGCTCTGATCACTGGCCCTCAGGACGATGAGCCTCTCCCCCGCCTGTGTCACCACAAACATGTGGCCGTGTGCCAGCAAGAGACGTTGGCCTTCATTGATTGTCAGTCACTGGCAAATTCTAAACTAAATGGGCACAGCTCTCCTTCTGACCAACAATGCGGCACGTATGCCCCACTCCTCGACACTTTGAAGCACTCGCAGAGTGAACTTACTGACTGTGCCAAAAGTTGCCACGGAGCGGCCAAGGAGGATGAACCGCTGACTTCAAACTCTTGTCGTACTAGTAATGCCGACATTGAAAGCCAAAGTGGTCGTAGGACGTCTTCACTGGAACAGACTGATGGAGGAGCACCAGGTTTCACATCAGTGTATCGTCCTGACTGTGTACCTAGTCTCCCTTTGTCCTTTCCGCTGTCCTCACTCTACACAAACATAGACTCCTGGGACTCTCAGATACTTTGCTCTCCATCCCCATCCGGAGGGCCGGAGTTTCAGAGCTTGGACTACCAACCGCAGAGGCGAACATCCCAAGGTTCGCTTAAAGAGAAGTCCATCC GCCGTAAGATTCAGGTTTATTCTTCAGACAGCCTCAGTGACGACTCTCTCAGCAGTCCCGTCCTGGATGCAGACTTCCTCTCTCCTGAAACCTGTGCATCTCTCCTGGAGGAGGATCTCAGTGCACAATCCTCACAAGAGACCAACACCAGTCCTTCGTCTACAGATGCTACTCCGGACCTTCAGAACCTCAGTCCGGATGATATTCCCTATCTACCTACAGAACGGCTGCAGATTTTTGAGGACTCGCTACCGGGTGTGAGAGAAGACAGTCTGTACACATCAACGATGGCAACGGGGGGTAGCATTGTGCCACGCAGTCACCAAGAAGACCAAGAGCGGCGGCGTTTCTCTGCCTCAGAACTGATTTCCAGACTCCAGCTGTCCCAAAGAAAGAATTCCTTCACCTTGAAGCTGGGAAAGTCACTGTCGGCCCGAGTCGCCTCCAGGGAACGACAGGGTTCAAGCAGTTTGAGTCCAGACA ATAAGTCCAACCCAAAGCAACGCAGCTCAGGAGGCTCCAGTGATAGCGCCCCCCACAGTCCTGTAGGTCCTGCACCACCGCTGCACAGCAGTGACAATGGAGTGCCAACGCATTGGTGGAGCACCAAACTTGG AATGCGGAAGAGGTCGATTGAGGAAGACTTGTTCACACTGCCCACTGTCGCTCGCTCCAATCGCTTGTCAAGGTTCTTGCCGAGTT CCATCCTGTATCAAGAATACAGCGATGTCGCCATTAACAGAGAGATCCGAAGACAACGGGGCAAAGGCACAGAGGAGGAGGGCCCCAGGGACGAGGGTTCCGACGGGACCCCGTCTCCGTCCAGTCTGTCTCCGTCCAGCTCCTTTTGCTCCTCGCGAGGGTCTGCTTTTGCCCTGTGGCAGGACATCCCGGACGTGCGCTCTAGTGGTCAGCTGGACAACTTCAGCAACGAGCAGAGAAAATTACAGGAG GCCAAGTTTGAGCTGGTGACGTCCGAGGCCTCGTACATCCGAAGTTTGACGATCGCGGTGGATCACTTCATGTTGTCGCAGGAGCTCTCCGAATGTCTGGCAGCTCAGGACAAGCAGTGGCTCTTCTCCAAGCTGCCCGAAGTCAAAGATGTCAGCGAGAG GTTCCTTCAGGACTTGGAGCACAGGCTGGAGGAAGACATCCTGCGTTTTGACGTGTGTGACATCATTCTGAATCACTGCCCGGCCCTGCGCAGGGTCTACTTACCTTACGTAACCAACCAGGCTTACCAAGAGCAGACCTATCAGCGGCTCCT GCAGGACAAAGCTCGTTTTCCCGCTGCCTTGACCCGTCTGGAGGAGGACAGCGTCTGCCAACGACTGCCTCTGTCCTCATTTCTCATCCTTCCATTCCAGAGGATCACTCGGCTGAAAATGCTGGTGGAG AACATCCTAAAGAGGACCACCCCAGGCTCCAGAGATGAGGACACTGCGACGAAGGCTTTCAATGAGCTAAAAAAG ATCATAAAAGAGTGCAACTCTAGCGTGCAGTCCATGAAAAGGATGGAGGAACTCATCCACCTCAATAAGAAAATTCATTTTGAGGGCAAG ATCTTTCCTCTGATTTCTCAGTCTCGTTGGCTGGTGAAGCACGGTGAACTTCTGGAGGTGGACACGCAGACCATGAGTATTTCTGGATCCAAGTTCAAGTTGCCCACCAAGCCGGTGTACTTGCACTTGTTCAACGACTGCCTCCTGCTGTCCAGGAGGAAAGA CACATGGAAGTTCTTGGTGTTTGTCCACGCCAAAATAGGAGAGCTAAAAGTGAAAGATTTGAGTCAGAAGCTGCAGGGAATCTCGGGCTTCATCTTCCACCTTCAGTTGTGTGACGGACAACAGCTCAAACATCAGATCCTGCTCAAATCGCACACTGA GAGCGGGAAGCAGCGATGGATTGCAGCCATGTTTCCATCCAATCCTCGCGAAGACATCGAGCAAGCCAGTGAGAACGATG ACATATCTCAGGTCCAGTGCATCAGAAGCTATCAGGCACAAGAACATGATGAGTTAACGCTGGAGAAGGCGGACATTCTTCATGCCAAGACCATCACCAGCGACG GGTGGGTGGAAGGCATCCGGCTGTCAGACGGGGAACGGGGCTGGTTCCCCAAATCCTACGTGGAGGAAATCACGAGTCGCAGTGCGCGTCTCCGCAACCTTCGAGAAAATATTCGTATCAAATGTGTCACGCAAAAACTCGGAGAGGACTAG
- the arhgef19 gene encoding rho guanine nucleotide exchange factor 19 isoform X2, giving the protein MLPGYGLSPFPDFQPHHHTLHCRGDCPSMWLASPGESAALITGPQDDEPLPRLCHHKHVAVCQQETLAFIDCQSLANSKLNGHSSPSDQQCGTYAPLLDTLKHSQSELTDCAKSCHGAAKEDEPLTSNSCRTSNADIESQSGRRTSSLEQTDGGAPGFTSVYRPDCVPSLPLSFPLSSLYTNIDSWDSQILCSPSPSGGPEFQSLDYQPQRRTSQGSLKEKSIHSLSDDSLSSPVLDADFLSPETCASLLEEDLSAQSSQETNTSPSSTDATPDLQNLSPDDIPYLPTERLQIFEDSLPGVREDSLYTSTMATGGSIVPRSHQEDQERRRFSASELISRLQLSQRKNSFTLKLGKSLSARVASRERQGSSSLSPDNKSNPKQRSSGGSSDSAPHSPVGPAPPLHSSDNGVPTHWWSTKLGMRKRSIEEDLFTLPTVARSNRLSRFLPSSILYQEYSDVAINREIRRQRGKGTEEEGPRDEGSDGTPSPSSLSPSSSFCSSRGSAFALWQDIPDVRSSGQLDNFSNEQRKLQEAKFELVTSEASYIRSLTIAVDHFMLSQELSECLAAQDKQWLFSKLPEVKDVSERFLQDLEHRLEEDILRFDVCDIILNHCPALRRVYLPYVTNQAYQEQTYQRLLQDKARFPAALTRLEEDSVCQRLPLSSFLILPFQRITRLKMLVENILKRTTPGSRDEDTATKAFNELKKIIKECNSSVQSMKRMEELIHLNKKIHFEGKIFPLISQSRWLVKHGELLEVDTQTMSISGSKFKLPTKPVYLHLFNDCLLLSRRKDTWKFLVFVHAKIGELKVKDLSQKLQGISGFIFHLQLCDGQQLKHQILLKSHTESGKQRWIAAMFPSNPREDIEQASENDDISQVQCIRSYQAQEHDELTLEKADILHAKTITSDGWVEGIRLSDGERGWFPKSYVEEITSRSARLRNLRENIRIKCVTQKLGED; this is encoded by the exons ATGCTTCCTGGGTATGGACTCTCTCCTTTTCCTGATTTCCAGCCGCACCATCACACTTTGCACTGCAGAGGAGACTGTCCCAGTATGTGGCTCGCCAGCCCGGGTGAGTCGGCGGCTCTGATCACTGGCCCTCAGGACGATGAGCCTCTCCCCCGCCTGTGTCACCACAAACATGTGGCCGTGTGCCAGCAAGAGACGTTGGCCTTCATTGATTGTCAGTCACTGGCAAATTCTAAACTAAATGGGCACAGCTCTCCTTCTGACCAACAATGCGGCACGTATGCCCCACTCCTCGACACTTTGAAGCACTCGCAGAGTGAACTTACTGACTGTGCCAAAAGTTGCCACGGAGCGGCCAAGGAGGATGAACCGCTGACTTCAAACTCTTGTCGTACTAGTAATGCCGACATTGAAAGCCAAAGTGGTCGTAGGACGTCTTCACTGGAACAGACTGATGGAGGAGCACCAGGTTTCACATCAGTGTATCGTCCTGACTGTGTACCTAGTCTCCCTTTGTCCTTTCCGCTGTCCTCACTCTACACAAACATAGACTCCTGGGACTCTCAGATACTTTGCTCTCCATCCCCATCCGGAGGGCCGGAGTTTCAGAGCTTGGACTACCAACCGCAGAGGCGAACATCCCAAGGTTCGCTTAAAGAGAAGTCCATCC ACAGCCTCAGTGACGACTCTCTCAGCAGTCCCGTCCTGGATGCAGACTTCCTCTCTCCTGAAACCTGTGCATCTCTCCTGGAGGAGGATCTCAGTGCACAATCCTCACAAGAGACCAACACCAGTCCTTCGTCTACAGATGCTACTCCGGACCTTCAGAACCTCAGTCCGGATGATATTCCCTATCTACCTACAGAACGGCTGCAGATTTTTGAGGACTCGCTACCGGGTGTGAGAGAAGACAGTCTGTACACATCAACGATGGCAACGGGGGGTAGCATTGTGCCACGCAGTCACCAAGAAGACCAAGAGCGGCGGCGTTTCTCTGCCTCAGAACTGATTTCCAGACTCCAGCTGTCCCAAAGAAAGAATTCCTTCACCTTGAAGCTGGGAAAGTCACTGTCGGCCCGAGTCGCCTCCAGGGAACGACAGGGTTCAAGCAGTTTGAGTCCAGACA ATAAGTCCAACCCAAAGCAACGCAGCTCAGGAGGCTCCAGTGATAGCGCCCCCCACAGTCCTGTAGGTCCTGCACCACCGCTGCACAGCAGTGACAATGGAGTGCCAACGCATTGGTGGAGCACCAAACTTGG AATGCGGAAGAGGTCGATTGAGGAAGACTTGTTCACACTGCCCACTGTCGCTCGCTCCAATCGCTTGTCAAGGTTCTTGCCGAGTT CCATCCTGTATCAAGAATACAGCGATGTCGCCATTAACAGAGAGATCCGAAGACAACGGGGCAAAGGCACAGAGGAGGAGGGCCCCAGGGACGAGGGTTCCGACGGGACCCCGTCTCCGTCCAGTCTGTCTCCGTCCAGCTCCTTTTGCTCCTCGCGAGGGTCTGCTTTTGCCCTGTGGCAGGACATCCCGGACGTGCGCTCTAGTGGTCAGCTGGACAACTTCAGCAACGAGCAGAGAAAATTACAGGAG GCCAAGTTTGAGCTGGTGACGTCCGAGGCCTCGTACATCCGAAGTTTGACGATCGCGGTGGATCACTTCATGTTGTCGCAGGAGCTCTCCGAATGTCTGGCAGCTCAGGACAAGCAGTGGCTCTTCTCCAAGCTGCCCGAAGTCAAAGATGTCAGCGAGAG GTTCCTTCAGGACTTGGAGCACAGGCTGGAGGAAGACATCCTGCGTTTTGACGTGTGTGACATCATTCTGAATCACTGCCCGGCCCTGCGCAGGGTCTACTTACCTTACGTAACCAACCAGGCTTACCAAGAGCAGACCTATCAGCGGCTCCT GCAGGACAAAGCTCGTTTTCCCGCTGCCTTGACCCGTCTGGAGGAGGACAGCGTCTGCCAACGACTGCCTCTGTCCTCATTTCTCATCCTTCCATTCCAGAGGATCACTCGGCTGAAAATGCTGGTGGAG AACATCCTAAAGAGGACCACCCCAGGCTCCAGAGATGAGGACACTGCGACGAAGGCTTTCAATGAGCTAAAAAAG ATCATAAAAGAGTGCAACTCTAGCGTGCAGTCCATGAAAAGGATGGAGGAACTCATCCACCTCAATAAGAAAATTCATTTTGAGGGCAAG ATCTTTCCTCTGATTTCTCAGTCTCGTTGGCTGGTGAAGCACGGTGAACTTCTGGAGGTGGACACGCAGACCATGAGTATTTCTGGATCCAAGTTCAAGTTGCCCACCAAGCCGGTGTACTTGCACTTGTTCAACGACTGCCTCCTGCTGTCCAGGAGGAAAGA CACATGGAAGTTCTTGGTGTTTGTCCACGCCAAAATAGGAGAGCTAAAAGTGAAAGATTTGAGTCAGAAGCTGCAGGGAATCTCGGGCTTCATCTTCCACCTTCAGTTGTGTGACGGACAACAGCTCAAACATCAGATCCTGCTCAAATCGCACACTGA GAGCGGGAAGCAGCGATGGATTGCAGCCATGTTTCCATCCAATCCTCGCGAAGACATCGAGCAAGCCAGTGAGAACGATG ACATATCTCAGGTCCAGTGCATCAGAAGCTATCAGGCACAAGAACATGATGAGTTAACGCTGGAGAAGGCGGACATTCTTCATGCCAAGACCATCACCAGCGACG GGTGGGTGGAAGGCATCCGGCTGTCAGACGGGGAACGGGGCTGGTTCCCCAAATCCTACGTGGAGGAAATCACGAGTCGCAGTGCGCGTCTCCGCAACCTTCGAGAAAATATTCGTATCAAATGTGTCACGCAAAAACTCGGAGAGGACTAG